The Juglans regia cultivar Chandler chromosome 11, Walnut 2.0, whole genome shotgun sequence genome contains the following window.
CCTATGGTTTCTATGCTAATGGatatttttgttatatgttAAGGTGATTATGATTGAAATACTTGTGGAAATCATGCATTCTGAATATGATAATGGTTTATTCTTTAGGACATGTCCAACTCTCAAGAGCTGTAGTTTTCCATCATTTGTAAATATCAAAGCTCCCTCTACTAAGACCAAGACTCCATATTCCCTTCTGGTGGCCATAATATATAGGATGTGAGACATCTGCTAAAAATTCCTATAATAGGATTGAATATTATCAAATATGTTAGGATGTGAAAATATCTGATTCAGGACATGTCCAACTCTCGAGAGCTGTAGTTTTCCAGAGATAGTAAATATCAAAGTTCCCTACAACTCCCAAGCTCTGACGATTGCATTCACCAATTTAGTTAGATTGCATACAACTCATGAAACAGTGTATTTAAAAGCCAACTTCATTAAGAATAGGAAACATAGTACACACTATATATAGCTAATTAAATGCTAAAGATTACTTCACACATAACACACTACAAAGACTATTCGAGCTTGTTGCATTACTAATTTTAGCCAAGTTTATTCTTCCCACGAGCTGTTGGAGTAATATATTCAAGGAGATTTATAAGGCTGCAGCAGTGGAGTCAGCTAGCCTTTTAGATGGAGGGACATGACTTCGTTGGTGGATCCTACCAGTGTTCCTCCAATGAACACAGCTGGTACAGGCGCATTACAACCCaacctcatgagagctttctcTATTTCCCTGCCTTCAGGGTCTTCGTCGATCTCATGAACCAACGGTTTCACCCCGAGTTCCTTAAATAGAATGATGACCGCATAACACATGCAGCAGGAACTTTTGCTGAATATCACTATCCCCTTCTCTGAAACCAATCTTGTCACCTTGTCCATCTTGGCGATCCTGATCAAGAATGTCTTCTTATTAGGGATGGAAATCTTGTGTAAAGATAACAAGTAATACAGGAAAAACTGTGTCTAATCTTCAGAAGTTTTTGGGTGGGTGACTTTGAGTTTCTTAAAACCTTAAAACCATGGATCGAATCCAAACTGAATTCGACCCAGTAGTTATATTGGGTTATAGGAAAAAGTGTTTGAAGCTTAAGGTTGTTTGAATTTTGAGCTCTAATGCTAGACTATTTATAGGGACAGGTCAGGGTGGGCTGCTTTCTTTGAACGAGAACATTTCAAAAGCTAGAGTGCTTTATTTAGATTCCcaaagtaataaagaaactcTCTAAGATGAAGGCTACGATATTTATGTTTCATTGATATGAAGATACTGTGTTTCTAACAGGCATAAAAGGTTGGCGGACATATATTCTACATGCTAATAACTCAATTTATTAGAGAAGCTGCGAGTATATAACCATCTGATACGTAGACTTTTGTTACTCTTTTCATATTATCAACCATGttcataaaattttgtatattttctgTAATCAAGAAAAATCCATCAGGACAcaacaaaagttgaaaattctATGGGGCAGGTCATTTTTACCAAATTCTCACAATCACCTTGGAGCTCTTATGCATAAAGACTGTGAATGAGATGGGCTTTCGGTGGCTGTGATTCTTCCTGTTGTGCCCACCAATTTGCATGATTCTTTTTCACACGCCAGTATGTCATTCCCTGTTCACAAATGTTGTACTGTTCTCCTCTCCATACAATGCTCTCACATGTAAAAATGAGCAGGCGATGAGTGCCTACTGATGTG
Protein-coding sequences here:
- the LOC118349834 gene encoding monothiol glutaredoxin-S9-like gives rise to the protein MDKVTRLVSEKGIVIFSKSSCCMCYAVIILFKELGVKPLVHEIDEDPEGREIEKALMRLGCNAPVPAVFIGGTLVGSTNEVMSLHLKG